The window GCGGTTTCCGATGCGGTCCGCGCGGCTTCTTCGCCGCGGCACAGCGCGGTCGCGGCATCGGCGAGGATTTTCTTCGCGTCGTTGATCGCGGCGCCCTCGAGCGTTTCGAGGCGCGCGATCTCGTCGATCGGCAGGTCGGTGAACAGGCGCAGGAACTTGCCGACGTCGCGGTCGTCGGTGTTGCGCCAGAACTGCCAATAGTCAAAATGGGACAGTTGTGCGGGATTGAGCCACACCGCGCCGGCGGCGGTTTTGCCCATCTTGGTGCCTGCGGCGGTGGTCAGCAGCGGAGTCGTTAGTCCGAACAGGTCGGCGCCGTCCATGCGGCGGCCGAGTTCCATGCCGTTGACGATATTGCCCCACTGGTCGGAGCCGCCCATCTGCAACCGCACGCCCATTTGCTTCGACAGGTGGCGGAAGTCATAGCCTTGCAGGATCATGTAGTTGAATTCGAGGAAGGTCATCGGCTGTTCGCGCTCGAGCCGCAGCTTGACCGAATCGAAGGTCATCATGCGGTTGATCGTGAAGTGGGTGCCGACTTCCTGCAGCAGTTCGATATAGCCGAGCTGGCCGAGCCAGTCCTGATTGTCGACCATCACCGCGTCGGTCGGGCCGTCGCCGAAGGTCAGATATTGCTGGAAGATGCTGAAGATCGACGCGATGTTCGCGGCAATCGTCTCGTCCGACAGCATCTTGCGGCTCTCGTCGCGCCCGGTCGGGTCGCCGATCCGCGTCGTCCCGCCGCCCATCAGCACGATCGGCTTGTGCCCCGTCTGCTGCAGCCGGCGCAGCATCATGATCTGCACCAGGCTGCCGACATGCAGCGAGGGTGCTGTCGCATCGAAGCCGATATAGGCGGGAATGATCTGCTGCGTGGCGAGGGCGTCGAGACCGTCGGCATCGGTGGTCTGGTGGATGTAGCCGCGCTCGTCGAGCACGCGCAGAAGATCGGATTTGTAGGTCATAGCGGGCGGGCGCTTAGCATGGGCGCGAAATTCCTCAAACCCGTCATTCCCGCGTTCGTGCGATTGGCGTAGGGATGGGTCATGCTGTTGACTTGCCATCCCGACACGCCTTGCTCGGCCGACCTGTTCCTTTCGGTCGATGCGGTTCGCAACCAGCCGGGATCGCTTTACCTGCGCTTCATCATCGACGGCGAGATGGACAGGATCGTCATGCCGCCGCGTCGCGCCCTCGGGCGCACCGACGGGCTGTGGCAGACGACTTGCTGCGAGGCGTTCGTGAAGCCTGCGGGGCGCAGCGACTATCTGGAATTCAACCTGTCGCCCTCGACCGCTTGGGCGTCCTATTGGTTCGACGATTATCGCGCCGGGATGCGCGAGGCCGATGTGGTCCCCGATTTCGACCGCGTCGGCGGCATAATTCAGGCGCTGTTCGACTTTTCGGGCCAGCCCGGCCTCGACGATGCCGACTGGCAGGTCGGCCTGTCAGTGGTGATCGAGGAGAAGACCGGCACCAAAAGCTACTGGGCGCTGGCTCACCCTCCCGGCAAACCCGACTTCCATCATCCCGATTGCTTTGCGCTGACGCTTGGGGCACCCGGTCCGGCATGACTGTCCAATTCGGCATCGACCGCCTGCTCGCCGACCCCGCGCTTCGCAAACCGCTCGAAGGCCAGCGCGTCGCGTTGCTCGCGCATCCCGCTTCGGTCACCGCTGACCTCGTCCACAGCCTCGACGCGCTGGTCGCCGCCGGGATCAACGTCACCGCGGTGTTCGGGCCGCAGCATGGCGTGCGCGGTGACCTTCAGGACAATATGATGGAGTCGCCCGACTTCACCGACCCGACCTACGGCATGCCGGTGTTCAGCCTCTATGGCGAGGTGCGGCGGCCGTCGGGGCAGTCGATGCACACGTTCGACGTGATGCTGGTCGACCTGCAGGATCTGGGGTGCCGCATCTACACCTATGTGACGACCCTGCTTTACATCCTCGAAGCCGCGGCGGAGCATGGCAAGGCGGTGTGGGTGCTCGACCGGCCGAACCCGGCGGGCCGTCCGGTCGAGGGGACATTGCTGCAGACGGGCTGGGAGAGCTTCGTCGGCGCGGGACCGATGGCGATGCGCCACGGGCTGACGATGGGCGAGATGGGGCGCTGGTTCATCCGGCACTTCAACCTCGACGTCGATTATCGCGTGATCGGGATGGAGGGGTGGCAGCCCGATGGACCGGGCTTTGGCTGGCCGGCCGACCGCGTGTGGATCAACCCCAGCCCCAATGCCGCGAACCTCAACATGGCGCGCGCCTATGCGGGGACGGTGATGATCGAGGGTGCGACGCTTAGCGAGGGCAGGGGCACGACGCGCCCGCTCGAACTGTTCGGGGCGCCCGATATCGACGCCAAGGCGGTGATCGCCGAGATGCAGCGGCTGGCGCCCGAATGGCTCGCGGGATGCAAGCTGCGCGACATCTGGTTCGAGCCGACCTTCCACAAGCATATGAAGGTGCTGAACAGCGGAGTGTTCATCCATGCCGAGGGGGCGTGGTACGACCATGCCGCGTTCCGGCCCTGGCGGGTGCAGGCGCTGGGGTTTAAGGCGATCCGCTCGCTGTACCCCGACTATCCGATCTGGCGCGGCACCGACTTCAAATATGAATATACCGACGATGTGCTGGCGATCGACGTGATCAACGGCGGCAGCGGCTTGCGCACGTGGGTCGACGATGCCGGGGCGGTGGCGGGCGATCTCGATGCGCTGGCCGGGCCCGACGAGGCGGCATGGCGCGAAGAGATCGCCGACCTGCTGATCTATGTATGAGGGGATGACGATGCAGCGGCGGCACTTTCTGGGGACTGCGGCGCTGACCGGGCTGGCGACGACGTTGCCGGCGTCTGTGCTCGCGGTCGACACGGCGGGTCTGTCCAACCTCGCGGCGAAGGCGGTGCCGATCGGCAAGGCCGAGCGGCAGGCGCGGATCGCCAAGGCGAAGGAACTGATGGCGGCGAACGATATCGGCGCGCTGCTGATCGAGCCGGGGTCGAGCCTCATCTATTTCACCGGCGTGCAATGGTGGCGGAGTGAGCGGCTGACCGCCGCGGTGCTGACGCGCGAAGGCGAGGTGGCCATCGTCACGCCGTTCTTTGAGGAACCGTCGGTGCGCGAGAGCCTGGGCATCGAGGCCGAAGTGCTGACGTGGAACGAGGATGAGAACCCGCTCGCTGCGGTTGCTGCCTGGCTTGGCAAGCGCGGGCTGGCCAAGGGACGGATCGGGGTCGAGGAAACGGTGCGCTATTTTGCGGTCGATGGACTCAAAAAGGCGATGCCGGATGCGACGGTGGTCAACGGTGCCCCCGTGGTGCGCGGGTGCCGGATGCACAAATCGGCGGCTGAGATCGCGCTGATGCAGGTCGCCGCTGACATCACGCTCGCTGCTTATCGCCACACCGCGCCGCGGGTCGAGGTGGGGATGACCCCGGCCGATATCGGCGGACTCATGAAGGCCGCGACGCAGGCGCTGGGCGGGCAGAGCGAGTTCGAGCTGATCCTGCTTGGTGAGGCGAGCGCCTATCCGCATGGGTCCGGCAAGCCGCAGGCGGTGAAGGACGGCGAGGTCGTGCTGATGGATTGCGGCGCGACGGTGCACGGCTATCAGTCCGACATCTCGCGGACCTTCGTCCATGGCAAGGCAAGCCCCCGCCAGCGGCAGGTGTGGGACCAGATGCGCAAGGGGCAGGATGTCGCCTTCGCCGCGGCGAAGCTGGGCACGCCAGCGGGGCAGGTCGATGACGCGGTGCGCGCTTATTATCAGGGACTGGGCTGGGGGCCGGGATACAAGCTCCCTGGAACCTCGCATCGCACCGGCCACGGCATCGGGCTCGACGGGCATGAGCCGGTCAATCTGGTGCATGGCGAAACGACGCCGTTGGCGCCGGGCATGTGTTTCTCGAACGAGCCCGGCATTTATATACCCGGCGAGTTCGGGATCAGGCTCGAGGATTGCT is drawn from Sphingopyxis sp. OPL5 and contains these coding sequences:
- the tyrS gene encoding tyrosine--tRNA ligase encodes the protein MTYKSDLLRVLDERGYIHQTTDADGLDALATQQIIPAYIGFDATAPSLHVGSLVQIMMLRRLQQTGHKPIVLMGGGTTRIGDPTGRDESRKMLSDETIAANIASIFSIFQQYLTFGDGPTDAVMVDNQDWLGQLGYIELLQEVGTHFTINRMMTFDSVKLRLEREQPMTFLEFNYMILQGYDFRHLSKQMGVRLQMGGSDQWGNIVNGMELGRRMDGADLFGLTTPLLTTAAGTKMGKTAAGAVWLNPAQLSHFDYWQFWRNTDDRDVGKFLRLFTDLPIDEIARLETLEGAAINDAKKILADAATALCRGEEAARTASETAAQTFEKGQIGGDLPQVAAPAEGIRILDALRELGFAASNKEARRKLDEGAVKVGGVVIRDANHVILPAAEPVPVSLGAKKHGLVTG
- a CDS encoding DOMON-like domain-containing protein — encoded protein: MLLTCHPDTPCSADLFLSVDAVRNQPGSLYLRFIIDGEMDRIVMPPRRALGRTDGLWQTTCCEAFVKPAGRSDYLEFNLSPSTAWASYWFDDYRAGMREADVVPDFDRVGGIIQALFDFSGQPGLDDADWQVGLSVVIEEKTGTKSYWALAHPPGKPDFHHPDCFALTLGAPGPA
- a CDS encoding exo-beta-N-acetylmuramidase NamZ domain-containing protein, with protein sequence MTVQFGIDRLLADPALRKPLEGQRVALLAHPASVTADLVHSLDALVAAGINVTAVFGPQHGVRGDLQDNMMESPDFTDPTYGMPVFSLYGEVRRPSGQSMHTFDVMLVDLQDLGCRIYTYVTTLLYILEAAAEHGKAVWVLDRPNPAGRPVEGTLLQTGWESFVGAGPMAMRHGLTMGEMGRWFIRHFNLDVDYRVIGMEGWQPDGPGFGWPADRVWINPSPNAANLNMARAYAGTVMIEGATLSEGRGTTRPLELFGAPDIDAKAVIAEMQRLAPEWLAGCKLRDIWFEPTFHKHMKVLNSGVFIHAEGAWYDHAAFRPWRVQALGFKAIRSLYPDYPIWRGTDFKYEYTDDVLAIDVINGGSGLRTWVDDAGAVAGDLDALAGPDEAAWREEIADLLIYV
- a CDS encoding M24 family metallopeptidase; this encodes MQRRHFLGTAALTGLATTLPASVLAVDTAGLSNLAAKAVPIGKAERQARIAKAKELMAANDIGALLIEPGSSLIYFTGVQWWRSERLTAAVLTREGEVAIVTPFFEEPSVRESLGIEAEVLTWNEDENPLAAVAAWLGKRGLAKGRIGVEETVRYFAVDGLKKAMPDATVVNGAPVVRGCRMHKSAAEIALMQVAADITLAAYRHTAPRVEVGMTPADIGGLMKAATQALGGQSEFELILLGEASAYPHGSGKPQAVKDGEVVLMDCGATVHGYQSDISRTFVHGKASPRQRQVWDQMRKGQDVAFAAAKLGTPAGQVDDAVRAYYQGLGWGPGYKLPGTSHRTGHGIGLDGHEPVNLVHGETTPLAPGMCFSNEPGIYIPGEFGIRLEDCFFMTESGPKWFSEPPPSIDKPFG